The proteins below come from a single Pedobacter aquae genomic window:
- a CDS encoding glycoside hydrolase family 88/105 protein has translation MSKFLSKIFILSVAVMLFSSCAAQKQRKAQKEEILKVMRSTNAYFMNKWPDPYKPIFTNVLRPSNIWTRAVYYEGLMALYQIDKNPKYYDYAVEWGEKHKWGLRNGIKTRNGDDQACGQTYIDLYYIDKKPERIKDIKASMDLMMASGKVNDWTWIDAIQMAMPVFAQLGVLEKNPAYFEYMYKMYMHTKEVEGGGLYNAKEGLWWRDKDFVPPYKEPNGDDCYWSRGNGWVVAALVRVLDIMPKDGPHREEYIKTYLEMMKALVPLQREDGFWNVSLNDPNNFGGPETTGTALFVYGMAFGINNGLLDKATYLPVINKAWNAMVTKAVHPNGFLGYVQGTGKEPKDGQPVTYTSMPDFEDYGLGCFLLAGAEMYKLGGK, from the coding sequence ATGTCAAAATTCCTATCAAAAATTTTCATCTTAAGCGTGGCTGTTATGCTGTTTTCTTCTTGTGCTGCTCAAAAGCAAAGAAAAGCTCAAAAAGAAGAAATCTTAAAAGTAATGCGTTCTACAAACGCTTATTTTATGAATAAATGGCCAGACCCATACAAACCTATTTTTACCAATGTTTTAAGACCAAGTAATATCTGGACTAGAGCGGTTTATTATGAAGGTTTAATGGCGCTTTATCAAATAGATAAAAATCCAAAATATTATGATTATGCCGTAGAATGGGGCGAGAAACATAAATGGGGATTAAGAAACGGTATTAAAACCCGTAATGGTGATGATCAAGCTTGCGGTCAAACTTATATTGATTTGTATTATATCGATAAAAAACCAGAACGTATCAAAGATATTAAAGCATCTATGGATTTAATGATGGCATCTGGTAAAGTAAACGATTGGACATGGATTGATGCTATCCAAATGGCAATGCCTGTGTTTGCGCAATTAGGTGTTTTAGAGAAAAACCCAGCCTACTTTGAGTATATGTATAAAATGTATATGCATACCAAAGAAGTAGAAGGTGGTGGTTTATACAACGCTAAAGAAGGCTTATGGTGGAGAGATAAAGATTTTGTACCGCCTTATAAAGAGCCTAATGGCGATGATTGCTACTGGAGTCGTGGTAACGGATGGGTAGTAGCAGCCTTGGTTAGGGTTTTAGATATTATGCCTAAAGATGGCCCTCATCGTGAAGAATATATAAAAACCTATTTAGAAATGATGAAAGCCTTAGTGCCTTTACAAAGAGAAGATGGTTTCTGGAATGTTAGTTTAAATGATCCCAACAATTTTGGTGGCCCAGAAACCACCGGAACTGCTCTTTTTGTTTACGGAATGGCTTTTGGTATCAATAACGGTTTGTTAGACAAAGCAACTTATTTACCGGTTATCAATAAAGCATGGAATGCTATGGTAACTAAAGCAGTACATCCAAACGGATTTTTAGGATACGTACAAGGTACAGGCAAAGAGCCTAAAGACGGACAGCCGGTAACCTATACCAGCATGCCAGATTTTGAAGATTATGGCTTAGGATGTTTTCTTTTAGCTGGTGCCGAGATGTATAAACTTGGAGGTAAATAA
- a CDS encoding arylsulfatase, protein MNRFLSLLFLSFIVVSEVFAQKNKAQKRPNIILILADDMGFSDLGSFGSEMETPVLDKMAKEGLKMTNFYNASRCCPTRASLMTGLYPHQAGVGDMVNTRPQPAYQGYLNKNCVTIAEALKTYGYATFMAGKWHIGQVKDNWPTKRGFDKYFGLIDGANSYFENRPYRPNQKLTIALGEDQYQTPDGYYSTNAYTDFAIKFIKERKDPKQPFFLYLAYQAPHWPLHALPEDIALFKGKFMQGWDVLREQRFQKQKQLGIISANQKLSPRDANLPDWNSLSQKEKEDWDEKMAVYAAMIYRMDKNIGKLKAELKAIGEDENTVFMFLSDNGASHENINANGFTPQIIEASKMPASNPSSFTAYDFWGANVSNTPFRSFKHWEYEGGTATPFIAYGPKWIKPQINHQPAHIIDIMSTCLALAGVNYPETHQGNKILPTIGKSLVPVFQKKQWEGHKALFFEHEGNRAVRVGSWKLVSTYPANQWELYDLSKDRAEQQNLVSQFPERVKEMAVLYHEWAQHTGVIPFELLDKKKP, encoded by the coding sequence ATGAATAGATTTTTGTCGCTGTTGTTTTTAAGCTTCATAGTTGTTAGCGAGGTGTTTGCCCAAAAAAATAAAGCTCAGAAACGCCCAAATATCATTTTAATTTTAGCTGATGATATGGGTTTTTCAGATTTAGGCAGTTTTGGCTCAGAAATGGAAACTCCGGTTCTAGACAAAATGGCTAAAGAAGGTTTAAAAATGACTAATTTTTATAATGCTTCTCGTTGTTGTCCAACACGGGCTTCTTTAATGACAGGGCTCTATCCGCATCAAGCTGGTGTAGGTGATATGGTGAATACCAGACCTCAGCCAGCTTATCAAGGTTACTTAAATAAAAATTGTGTCACCATCGCCGAAGCTTTAAAAACCTATGGTTATGCTACTTTTATGGCGGGTAAATGGCATATAGGGCAAGTAAAAGATAATTGGCCAACTAAAAGGGGGTTCGATAAATATTTTGGTTTAATTGATGGTGCTAATAGCTATTTTGAGAACAGACCTTATCGTCCAAATCAAAAGCTAACTATAGCCTTGGGCGAAGATCAATATCAAACTCCCGATGGTTATTATTCTACCAATGCTTATACAGATTTTGCCATTAAATTTATCAAAGAAAGAAAAGACCCAAAACAGCCCTTCTTTTTATATTTAGCTTACCAAGCGCCACATTGGCCTTTACATGCTTTACCAGAAGACATAGCCTTATTTAAAGGTAAGTTTATGCAAGGTTGGGATGTTTTAAGAGAACAGCGTTTTCAAAAGCAGAAGCAATTAGGTATCATCTCGGCTAACCAAAAACTATCTCCTAGAGATGCCAATTTACCAGATTGGAATAGCTTATCGCAAAAAGAAAAAGAAGATTGGGATGAAAAAATGGCTGTTTATGCCGCTATGATCTACCGTATGGATAAAAATATTGGTAAGCTTAAAGCCGAGCTAAAAGCAATTGGGGAAGATGAGAATACCGTTTTTATGTTCCTTTCGGATAATGGTGCAAGTCATGAAAATATCAATGCTAATGGTTTTACGCCTCAAATTATAGAAGCATCTAAAATGCCAGCATCAAATCCTTCATCATTTACAGCTTATGATTTTTGGGGTGCCAATGTGAGTAATACACCTTTCCGTTCTTTTAAACATTGGGAATACGAAGGTGGTACAGCAACACCTTTTATTGCTTACGGTCCAAAATGGATAAAACCTCAAATTAACCATCAGCCAGCACATATTATAGATATAATGAGTACTTGTTTGGCTTTAGCCGGAGTAAATTATCCTGAAACCCATCAGGGTAATAAAATTCTACCTACAATAGGAAAAAGCTTAGTTCCTGTTTTTCAGAAAAAGCAATGGGAAGGGCATAAAGCTTTGTTTTTTGAGCATGAAGGTAACAGGGCAGTTAGAGTTGGCTCATGGAAATTAGTATCTACTTACCCTGCAAACCAATGGGAATTGTATGATTTATCTAAAGACCGGGCCGAGCAGCAAAATCTTGTTTCACAATTTCCTGAGAGGGTAAAAGAAATGGCTGTTTTGTATCATGAATGGGCGCAACATACAGGTGTTATTCCTTTTGAATTGTTAGATAAAAAGAAGCCCTAG